In the Mytilus galloprovincialis chromosome 10, xbMytGall1.hap1.1, whole genome shotgun sequence genome, one interval contains:
- the LOC143049324 gene encoding uncharacterized protein LOC143049324, giving the protein MEICIKLELYVLIVMDCMYHLACLSGHVCTRERAENYLTSYNQAFICQERYTTSCGHLDWRRCTKYRIQTCFTPKQKYAIRYHQIEACCSGWREDGSGQCTVPSCSRECQNGGSCVAVGNMPGCLCQEGFQGDTCQHAQNEWKLWHTVAVSAGAVFLIFVVTLAVIITYGCKRTSGYQRLPQKEIICLKAPSTISTYTTTQTNTENYDQPNDDVCNTVYPSAPHMTNVPDSVHKL; this is encoded by the exons ATGGAAATATGCATTAAGCTGGAACTTTATGTACTTATTGTTATGGATTGTATGTACCATTTGGCTTGCTTATCGGG GCATGTTTGTACAAGAGAGCGAGCTGAGAATTATCTTACATCGTACAATCAGGCTTTCATATGCCAGGAGAGATATACAACCAGCTGTGGGCATCTTGATTGGAGGAGGTGTACAAAATATCG AATACAAACATGCTTCACTCCAAAACAGAAATACGCCATTCGTTATCATCAAATAGAAGCATGCTGTTCAGGATGGAGGGAAGATGGATCTGGACAATGTACAGTAC CTTCTTGTTCACGTGAATGTCAGAATGGTGGATCATGTGTAGCTGTTGGTAACATGCCCGGGTGTCTTTGTCAGGAAGGTTTTCAAGGCGATACATGTCAGCATG CACAAAACGAATGGAAGTTGTGGCATACAGTAGCAGTATCAGCTGGGGCAGTGTTTCTCATATTTGTTGTCACCTTAGCAGTGATTATAACATACGGATGTAAGAGAACAAG TGGATATCAAAGACTTCCTCAGAAGGAAATAATTTGTTTGAAAGCACCAAGTACAATAAGTACTTACACTACAACTCAAACAAACACTGAGAACTATGATCAACCCAATGACGACGTGTGTAATACTGTGTATCCTTCGGCGCCTCATATGACAAATGTACCAGATAGCGTacataaattataa